One window of the Diospyros lotus cultivar Yz01 chromosome 12, ASM1463336v1, whole genome shotgun sequence genome contains the following:
- the LOC127814023 gene encoding pentatricopeptide repeat-containing protein At3g18970 — protein MQSLPRLRTLSLLHHKPPKSLSHLKQIHAQLLTNGLRSPSILAKLIECCSALSTPQSTDHAHLVFTHSSDSDVYLLNVLIRCISPKDSILVFANWVSKLGPAFDERTYVFALGACARSCTESALWEGNQVHGRVIKHGFLSSIMLQTTAIHFYGSNKDVGSARKVFDEMLVRNSVTWNAMIKAYCSQKASIGGREHARNALVLFKDMLVDAYGAKPTDKTMVCVLSAAAQLGVLQTGSCVHGNVEKTIYGPEDDVFLGTGLVDMYSKCGCLESALYVFRRMKEKNVLTWTAMVTGLAINGKGKQALELLEAMEAEDVKPNSVTFTSLFSACCHAGLVEEGLCLFTLMENKFGITPLMQHYGCVVDLLGRTGQLQEAYKFIEDMGVEPDPVLWKSLLNACNIHGDVVMGEKVGKMLLQLQSKQKSVVGLADLCEDYIALSNVYAAAERWEDVEMVRDLMKVKGIRTKPGSSSVRSSYSHLLI, from the coding sequence ATGCAGAGTCTTCCAAGGCTGCGGACTCTCTCCCTCTTACATCACAAGCCGCCAAAATCGCTGTCCCATCTCAAACAAATCCACGCCCAACTCCTCACCAACGGCCTCAGATCCCCTTCAATTCTCGCCAAATTGATCGAATGTTGCTCCGCGCTATCCACCCCGCAATCCACTGACCATGCCCATCTGGTTTTCACCCACTCCAGCGATTCAGATGTCTATCTGTTGAATGTTCTGATCCGATGCATCAGTCCCAAAGACTCCATTCTTGTTTTCGCCAACTGGGTCTCGAAGCTTGGCCCCGCATTCGACGAGCGCACCTACGTTTTCGCTCTCGGCGCTTGCGCTCGGTCTTGCACCGAATCGGCGTTATGGGAAGGGAATCAGGTACACGGTCGCGTGATCAAACATGGGTTTTTATCGAGTATCATGTTGCAAACCACTGCAATTCATTTCTATGGAAGTAACAAGGATGTAGGTTCGGCGCGGAAGGTGTTCGATGAAATGCTTGTGAGAAATAGCGTTACTTGGAACGCCATGATTAAGGCTTATTGTTCCCAGAAAGCAAGTATCGGTGGGCGCGAACACGCTCGCAATGCGTTGGTTCTGTTTAAGGACATGTTGGTTGATGCCTACGGAGCGAAACCGACGGATAAGACTATGGTCTGTGTTCTGTCAGCTGCCGCTCAGCTTGGTGTTTTGCAAACTGGTTCTTGTGTTCATGGCAACGTTGAGAAGACAATTTATGGCCCAGAAGATGATGTATTTCTGGGCACTGGTCTCGTTGACATGTACTCCAAATGTGGCTGCCTTGAGAGTGCTTTGTATGTATTCaggagaatgaaagaaaagaatgtgTTGACTTGGACAGCTATGGTGACCGGGCTAGCCATCAATGGCAAAGGCAAACAAGCTTTGGAGCTTCTGGAAGCCATGGAAGCTGAGGATGTAAAACCCAATTCAGTGACCTTCACTAGCTTGTTCTCTGCCTGCTGCCATGCCGGCCTTGTCGAAGAAGGACTCTGTTTGTTCACCCTCATGGAGAACAAGTTTGGAATCACACCTTTGATGCAGCATTATGGCTGTGTTGTTGACCTTCTTGGCAGGACTGGGCAGTTGCAAGAGGCCTACAAGTTTATAGAAGATATGGGTGTGGAGCCTGATCCTGTTCTTTGGAAGAGTTTGCTCAATGCTTGCAACATTCATGGAGATGTTGTGATGGGTGAGAAGGTGGGGAAGATGCTTCTGCAGTTGCAGTCTAAGCAGAAGAGTGTTGTGGGCTTGGCTGATTTGTGTGAAGACTATATTGCTTTGTCAAATGTTTATGCTGCTGCTGAGAGGTGGGAGGATGTGGAAATGGTTAGAGATTTGATGAAGGTTAAGGGGATACGAACTAAGCCTGGCTCTAGCTCAGTTCGATCTTCTTATAGCCACCTGTTGATTTGA
- the LOC127787468 gene encoding peroxisomal membrane protein 11D-like isoform X2: MSTLDVARTELAFAVLYLNKAEARDKICRAIQYGSKFLSNGEPGTAQNVDKSTTLARKVFRLFKFVNDLHGLISPPAPGTPLSLILLGKSKNALLSTFLFLDQIVWLGRTGIYKNKERAELIGRISLYCWMGSSICATLVEIGELGRLSSSMKKLEKDLKNTNKHKNELYCSKVQKSNERSLALVKAGLDIVVAVGLLQLAPKKVTPRVTGAFGFVSSLISCYQLLPSPQKDKTP; the protein is encoded by the exons ATGAGTACCCTAGACGTTGCCAGAACTGAACTTGCCTTCGCAGTTCTGTATTTGAACAAAGCTGAAGCTAGGGACAAGATATGCAGGGCAATACAATatggttcaaaatttttgagcAATGGCGAACCTGGCACAGCTCAAAATGTTGACAAATCCACTACCTTGGCACGAAAAGTTTTCCGTCTTTTCAAG TTTGTCAATGATCTGCATGGTCTTATTAGTCCGCCAGCACCAGGAACTCCCCTTTCACTTATTTTGCTGGGAAAG TCTAAAAATGCATTGTTGTCTACTTTCTTGTTTCTCGATCAAATTGTCTGGCTTGGCAGGACTGGCATTTATAAG AACAAAGAACGTGCAGAGCTAATTGGCAGGATATCTCTTTATTGTTGGATGGGTTCTTCTATATGCGCTACCTTGGTTGAG ATTGGAGAGCTTGGGAGGCTTTCTTCATCaatgaagaaattagagaaggatctcaaaaatactaataaacATAAG AATGAGCTATACTGCAGTAAAGTTCAGAAGTCGAATGAGAGGTCATTGGCCCTGGTTAAAGCCGGCCTGGACATCGTGGTTGCAGTTGGACTTCTGCAGCTTGCGCCCAAGAAAGTCACTCCCCGGGTTACAGGAGCCTTCGGATTTGTTAGCTCGCTCATCTCTTGTTATCAG TTGCTTCCATCACCACAGAAGGACAAAACACCCTGA
- the LOC127787468 gene encoding peroxisomal membrane protein 11D-like isoform X1, which yields MSTLDVARTELAFAVLYLNKAEARDKICRAIQYGSKFLSNGEPGTAQNVDKSTTLARKVFRLFKFVNDLHGLISPPAPGTPLSLILLGKSKNALLSTFLFLDQIVWLGRTGIYKNKERAELIGRISLYCWMGSSICATLVEIGELGRLSSSMKKLEKDLKNTNKHKKQNELYCSKVQKSNERSLALVKAGLDIVVAVGLLQLAPKKVTPRVTGAFGFVSSLISCYQLLPSPQKDKTP from the exons ATGAGTACCCTAGACGTTGCCAGAACTGAACTTGCCTTCGCAGTTCTGTATTTGAACAAAGCTGAAGCTAGGGACAAGATATGCAGGGCAATACAATatggttcaaaatttttgagcAATGGCGAACCTGGCACAGCTCAAAATGTTGACAAATCCACTACCTTGGCACGAAAAGTTTTCCGTCTTTTCAAG TTTGTCAATGATCTGCATGGTCTTATTAGTCCGCCAGCACCAGGAACTCCCCTTTCACTTATTTTGCTGGGAAAG TCTAAAAATGCATTGTTGTCTACTTTCTTGTTTCTCGATCAAATTGTCTGGCTTGGCAGGACTGGCATTTATAAG AACAAAGAACGTGCAGAGCTAATTGGCAGGATATCTCTTTATTGTTGGATGGGTTCTTCTATATGCGCTACCTTGGTTGAG ATTGGAGAGCTTGGGAGGCTTTCTTCATCaatgaagaaattagagaaggatctcaaaaatactaataaacATAAG AAGCAGAATGAGCTATACTGCAGTAAAGTTCAGAAGTCGAATGAGAGGTCATTGGCCCTGGTTAAAGCCGGCCTGGACATCGTGGTTGCAGTTGGACTTCTGCAGCTTGCGCCCAAGAAAGTCACTCCCCGGGTTACAGGAGCCTTCGGATTTGTTAGCTCGCTCATCTCTTGTTATCAG TTGCTTCCATCACCACAGAAGGACAAAACACCCTGA